The following nucleotide sequence is from uncultured Flavobacterium sp..
AACTTTGAAGTAGAGTTTGAAAAATAATTAAAATGAACAAAAAAATTCAACTTCAAGATTTAGGAAGTAAAGATTATAAATCGACCTGGGAATATCAGGAAGAACTTTTTAAGGACATAGTCGACTTAAAAATCAAAAACAGAAGAGAAGAACTTGATTTATCAACGCCAAATTATTTACTGTTTGTAGAACATCCACATGTTTATACTTTAGGTAAAAGTGGCGATATAGAAAACTTGTTGTTAAACGAAAAGCAGCTTGAAGCCAAAGGAGCTACTTTTTATAAAATCAATCGAGGTGGCGATATTACGTATCACGGACCGGGACAAATTGTAGGTTATCCAATTTTAGATTTAGAAAATTTCTTTACAGATATTCATAAATATTTACGTTTTCTCGAAGAATCTATTATTCTGACTTTAGAAGAATATGGTTTAAAATGTGGACGAAGTGATGGCGAAACAGGCGTTTGGCTTGATGTTGGAACTCCGTTTGCACGTAAAATTTGTGCACTTGGCGTTCGCGCTTCACGTTGGGTAACCATGCACGGATTTGCTTTAAATGTAAATGTAGATTTAGGATATTTTGATAATATCATTGCTTGTGGTATCCGCGGAAAAGGTGTTACCTCATTAAACGTAGAACTTGGCGTAGAGAAAGTTGACGAAGCCGAGGTAAAAGCCAAAATCGTAAAACATTTGACCCAATTGTTTGAAGCCGAATTTGTATCATAAAGCTTTTAAAATATGAATAGTATGAAAAATGCTGAAGATAATAACAATTTTAGAATTGCTGTTCCTTCAGCATTTGAAACTGTTTTTTCTCATTTTTATTTTGCCGAAAATAAAACGGCATTTCCCATAACGAAAACTTTACTGCCTAGTTTTCAAACCATTCTTGTTTTTAATTTCGGAACAAAGATATCTTTAAAATCAGAGAAAAATTCAACTCTTGAAGTCGAAAAATGTCTTGTTTTGGGTCCAATAAAACAGGCATTCGATTATACATTAGAACCTGATTCAGAGATTTTAGTAGCTAATTTTAAAGAGGATGCTTTTTATAGATTCTTTGGTAATGCGCTTTTAACACATTCACTGCCTATACATCCGGATGCTTTAATTGAAGAGAATTGCTTTTCGGTTTTATGGGAAGAGTTAAATAAGTTGGCTGATACAAAAGAACGTGTCGATTATATATTAGAGTTTTGTAAACCTTATTTGCGAGAGCAAAATGCCTTAACAACACTTTTGGCTGATTTTAAAGATGAAGCTCTAAATCCAATAAAAGCAGTTGCTTCTAAAATCAATCAATCTGAGCGAAATATTCAGCTCAATCAAAAGAAATTTTTTGGTTATACCATTAAAGAAATCAGTCGTTATGAGAGGTTTTTAAAAGCAGTTGAGGCTATTGAAAAAGATATTCTAAACGATTCAAAAACCGATTGGCTTTCTATTGTAGATCAATGTGGTTATTATGATCAAAGCCAATTGATACACGATTTTAAATATTATATGAATCTTTCTCCAACAAAATTCCTGAAATTTCAAAGCGATATCTGCAGCTCAAAAGCAGAATAGAAATTCCTTTTCGTTTTCTTACAATTGTCACCAAATCTTCCGTTTTACATTTGTCATGTTCAATCT
It contains:
- the lipB gene encoding lipoyl(octanoyl) transferase LipB, whose translation is MNKKIQLQDLGSKDYKSTWEYQEELFKDIVDLKIKNRREELDLSTPNYLLFVEHPHVYTLGKSGDIENLLLNEKQLEAKGATFYKINRGGDITYHGPGQIVGYPILDLENFFTDIHKYLRFLEESIILTLEEYGLKCGRSDGETGVWLDVGTPFARKICALGVRASRWVTMHGFALNVNVDLGYFDNIIACGIRGKGVTSLNVELGVEKVDEAEVKAKIVKHLTQLFEAEFVS
- a CDS encoding AraC family transcriptional regulator; protein product: MKNAEDNNNFRIAVPSAFETVFSHFYFAENKTAFPITKTLLPSFQTILVFNFGTKISLKSEKNSTLEVEKCLVLGPIKQAFDYTLEPDSEILVANFKEDAFYRFFGNALLTHSLPIHPDALIEENCFSVLWEELNKLADTKERVDYILEFCKPYLREQNALTTLLADFKDEALNPIKAVASKINQSERNIQLNQKKFFGYTIKEISRYERFLKAVEAIEKDILNDSKTDWLSIVDQCGYYDQSQLIHDFKYYMNLSPTKFLKFQSDICSSKAE